AAGGCTACCTCGTATCCTTTGAAGGTGACAAAGATATCAACGAAGTTTTTCAGGACATCGATCAGAAGCTGGGAGCCCTGGCTGAATGATTATATGTAAAACACCACGGGAGTTAGACATCATGCGTGAAGCAGGCAGAATTGTTGCCTTAACGCACCAAAAGTTGAAAGAAAACATTCGACCTGGTATAACGACGGGCGAATTGGATAAGATTGCAGATAAGTTCATACGCAGTATGGATGCAATCCCTTCTTTTAAAGGTTATAATGGATTCCGTGGCAGTATATGTGCATCTGTTAACGAAGAACTTGTTCATGGTATTCCTGGTGACAGGGTCCTGAACAACGGAGATATCATCAGCATCGACATAGGTGCGAAGTATAAAGGTTATCACGGGGATTCGGCCTGGACGTATCCGGTCGGTACCGTCGATGACGATACAATGGAGTTGCTGAGAGTTACAGAACAATCACTGTTTAAGGGACTTGATGAAGCAAAACCAGGTGTACGCCTTTCAAATATATCGCATGCCATTCAGAGCTGTGTAGAGCCGGAAGGGTTCTCCATTGTTCGTGAATATGTCGGGCACGGCGTCGGCAGGGAACTTCATGAGGATCCGCAGATCCCTCATTATGGTCCGCCGAACAAAGGCCCGCGTTTGAAACCAGGAATGGTTTTGGCAGTTGAGCCGATGGTTAACGCAGGTTCACGCTATGTGAAGACACTGGGTGACCGTTGGACGGTAGTTACTCAAGATGGAAAGATGTGCGCACACTTTGAGCACACCATCGCGATAACGGATGAGGGTTATGAGATTTTAACAAAATCCTAAATGAAGGTGATCGTTTTTGAACGAATCTGAGTCGAGTCCTCGAATAGGTCAAATTGTTCGTATTGTGCAGGGGCGAGAGGCAGGACAGTATGCGGTTGTGATCGATGTGCTGGATGGCCGCTTTGTGCTGCTTGCCGACGGAGAGAAACGTAAGTATGATCGACCAAAGAGAAAGAATTTGCAACATGTTGAGCTTATGGATTTCATCTCTCCGGAAGTCCAGGACAGCCTTCTGGAAACTGGTCGTGTCACAAATGGCAAGCTTCGATTTGCCGTATCAAAATATGTCAATGAAGCAGTGACTGATTTGAAGAAGGGAGATCAACTCGATGGCGAAAGACGATGTAATTGAAGTAGAAGGGACCGTCGTTGAAACCTTACCGAACGCACAGTTCAAGGTTGAACTCGAGAACGGTCACTCCGTTTTAGCTCACGTATCCGGTAAAATTCGCATGCACTTCATCCGAATCTTACCAGGAGATAAGGTAACGGTAGAACTTTCCCCTTATGATTTAACTAAAGGACGTATTACGTACCGTTATAAATAAAACTCCGATCTAAAAGGAGGTATGGATGATGAAGGTAAGACCTTCTGTAAAACCAATTTGCGAAAAATGCAAAGTCATCAAACGAAAAGGTAAAGTCATGGTTATCTGTGAAAACCCTAAGCATAAACAAAAACAAGGCTAAACTGAAGGAGGTGCACGTACCATATGGCACGTATCGCAGGAGTAGATATTCCGCGTGACAAACGCGTGGTAATTTCATTAACTTATGTATATGGAATCGGTAATTCCCTTGCTAAAGACGTACTGGCTGAAGCCGGCGTATCTGAGGATACACGTGTTCGCGATCTTACAGAGGACGAACTAGCGCAAATCCGTCAAGCAGTGGAACAGTACAACGTTGAAGGTGACCTTCGTCGTGAGAACTCTCTAAACATCAAACGTTTGATTGAGATCGGTTCTTACCGTGGTATCCGTCATCGTCGCGGTCTTCCACTTCGTGGACAAAGAACGAAAAACAACTCTCGTACACGTAAAGGCCCACGTCGTACAGTGGCTAACAAACGTAAATAATAAGCAACACAAAGGAGGTAAGCAAACTATATGGCACGTAAAGGAAACACTCGTAGTCGTAAACGCCGCGTGAAAAAGAATATTGAGTCCGGTGTGGCACACATCCGCTCTACATTCAACAACACAATCGTAACAGTCACTGATGTCCAAGGTAACGTAATCAGCTGGAGCAGTGCTGGAGCTCTTGGTTTCAAAGGTTCCCGTAAATCTACTCCATTCGCTGCTCAAATGGCTTCTGAAGCTGCAGCGAAAGATGCTATGGACAACGGTATGAAAACTCTTGAAGTTACAGTTAAAGGCCCTGGTGCTGGTCGTGAAGCAGCAATCCGTTCTCTACAAGCAGCAGGTCTTGAAATCACGGCAATCCGTGACGTAACACCAGTACCACACAATGGTTGCCGCCCACCAAAACGTCGTCGCGTATAATAAGTTCTGAATAGAATTTGTCACCCTGTCTATAATGGGTTATGATAGCTTTTATCATCACCGCAGTAGACAGAGAAAATATGCAGTTGTCTTTTTATCGGGACTGCCTACCTGAGGAATTTCGGTTAGACCGTTTGTCTAACCGGGGTTTCGACGTTTTGAAGGAGGGTTTAGTGTAAATGATCGAAATTGAAAAGCCAAAGATTGAAACGGTCGAGATCAGCGATGAGTCTACTTTTGGTAAGTTCGTCGTCGAACCGCTTGAGCGTGGGTATGGTACAACTCTAGGGAACTCCTTGCGTCGTATCCTATTATCCTCACTTCCTGGCTCTGCAGTCACATCTGTTCAGATTGATGGTGTTCTTCATGAATTCTCCACTATTGATGGAGTAGTAGAAGATGTTACAACTGTCATTCTGAATCTGAAGAAACTAGCTTTGAAGGTTTACTCCGACGAAGAAAAGACTTTGGAAATTGATGTACAGGGTGAAGGAAAAGTTACAGCGGCTGACATCACGCACGATAGTGATGTGGAAATTCTTAACCCGGATCTCCATATCGCTACACTGGACAGCAGTGCCAGCTTCCGTGCGCGCATCACTGCGGAACGCGGCCGAGGATATCGTCCGGCAGAAGGAAACAACCACGAGGATCTACCAATCGGCGTTATTCCGGTTGATTCTATCTTTACACCGGTATCCCGTGTAACGTATCAAGTAGAGAACACAAGAATTGGTCAAACGTCTAATTTTGACAAGTTGACATTAGACGTGTGGACGGATGGCAGCATCCGCCCAGAAGAAGCAATCTCCTTAGGGGCTAAAATCTATATGGAACACCTCAATATCTTTGTCAGCCTTACTGATGAAGCTCAAAAAGCTGAAATCATGGTTGAGAAAGAAGAGGACCAAAAAGAGAAAGTCCTTGAGATGACGATTGAAGAACTTGACCTGTCTGTACGTTCCTATAACTGCTTGAAGCGTGCTGGTATCAACACCGTGCAGGAGCTTGCGAATAAATCTGAAGAAGATATGATGAAGGTCCGTAACCTTGGTCGCAAGTCACTTGAAGAAGTGAAGCACAAGTTGGACGAGTTGGGATTAGGTCTAAGAAAAGAAGATTAATCGATATAGAACATCTAAGAGATTCAGTTAAGGGAGGGATTATCAATGGCTAGAAAACTAGGACGTACAACAGATCAGCGCATGGCGTTGCTTCGCAACCTGGCGACTGACCTGATTGTTCACGAACGTTTGGAGACAACAGAAGCTAAAGCGAAAGAACTTCGCTCTGTAGTAGAGAAAATGATTACTCTTGGTAAACGCGGCGATCTTCATGCCCGTCGTCAAGCTGAAGCATTCCTTTACAACGTGAAGGCGGAAGGCGAAGAGCAAACAGCTTTGCAGAAGCTATTCTCTGAAATCGGCCCACGCTACGAAGACCGCCAAGGTGGTTATACTCGCGTGCTTAAGCTAGGCGAGCGTAAAGGCGATGGAGCGAAAATGGCGATCATTGAACTAGTTTAATGAATACCATTGGGGTAAAAGGGCAGGAGTGAATCTCATCGCGAGGTTACATCCAGCCCTTTTTTTATACACAATTATCGCTTGCTGACGAATAGGAGACTACTCGTCAGCAGTCGTTTGCGGGGAATAGTGTCATATTTCCTGGGAAATAGTCAGTTGAGCAGAGGAGGAACACAGATGGGAGAGAGACAAGTCGAGTTTCGGAATGTATCCTTTCGTTATCAGGAGGACATGCCGTGGGTTTTAAATGACGTTAGCTTCACGCTTGGCCCGAATGAATGGGTAGCCATTATCGGACATAACGGCTCCGGGAAATCGACGATTGCCAAGCTTATGAACGGGCTATTATTTCCTCAAGAAGGGGAAATATTAGTGGATGGTCAGGCGGTAACGCAGGAGAGCGTATGGGAAGTCAGGAAGAAGGTCGGTATGGTCTTCCAAAACCCTGATAACCAATTCGTTGGAACCACGGTTCGTGATGATGTCGCTTTCGGGATGGAGAATCACGGTATGCCCAGAGATTTGATGCAGCAGAGAATCAAAGACAGCCTTGCTTCAGTCCGTATGCAGGAGTATGAGCGTCACGAGCCCCACCGTTTGTCCGGAGGGCAGAAGCAGCGCGTGGCGATTGCGAGTGTGCTTGCTGTATCACCGGCTTTCATCATCCTGGATGAAGCGACCGCTATGCTGGATCCGAAAGGTCGGAAAGAGATCATGGAAACGGTCCGTGATGTTCAACGGGAAAGAGACTTATCCTTGATCACTATAACGCACGACCTTCATGAGGTGACCCAGGCATCCCGGGTAATCGTCATGAATAAAGGACAGGTATGGATGGAAGGAACTCCGAGAGAGGTCTTTTCAAAGAAAGATAACTTAACCGAAATTGGCTTAGATACTCCATTTGTCAGTAAATTGGCAGATCACCTGAAGACAGAAGGTGTGATGCTTTCTCGTGAGCCACTCAATCACCAGGAGTTATTGGAGGAATTATGGACATCACGTTCGACCATGTAAGTTACGTCTATCAACCGAACAGCCCGTTCGAGCATAAAGCATTGGATGATCTATCCTTCGAAATACCTTCCGGCTCTTTTGTCGCCGTCATCGGTCATACAGGATCGGGGAAATCCACGCTGATCCAACACTTAAATGGACTGCTTCAGCCTACGAGCGGAAACGTTCAAATCGGCGACTACAAGCTTACGGCTGGAGAGAAGAATAAAGATTTGAGAAATCTGCGGGAGAGTGTCGGAGTTGTGTTCCAGTATCCCGAACATCAGTTGTTTGAAGAAACGGTTGCGAAGGATATCGCGTTCGGTCCCCAGAACTTCGGGGTGGAACAGAAAGAAATCGATCGCAGAATCAAGGAAGCTGTAGAAGCTACCCATCTCCCGGAGGAATTGTTGGAACGTTCTCCTTTCGATTTAAGTGGTGGACAGATGCGCAGGGTGGCCATATCCGGGGTGCTCGCAATGAATCCGCGTGTCCTTGTATTGGATGAACCGACGGCCGGGCTCGACCCGCGCGGGCAGAAGGAAATTATGAATATGTTTTCCAATCTCCATAAAGAGAAGGAATTGACGACGATCCTCGTCACTCACAGTATGGAAGACGCGCTCTCCTATGCGGATTACATTCTTATTATGAATCACGGGAAGCTCTATATGGAAGGTGCCCCGTTGGATATATTTAAGCAGAAGGACGCTTTGGAGCAGGTGCAGCTCGATGTACCGGAAGTGATTCAGTTCCTTGCCAAAGTTAATGAGAAGTTCGGATGGGATATGGAATACAAAGGAGAAACCATGGAGGAATTGGCAGCTCTTCTTGCTGATAAAGGGAGAGGGGGTGCCGCTCGTGAGTAGTTCGATGATCATCGGGCAGTACATTCCTACGGATTCCTTTATCCACCGGCTGGACCCCCGCTCGAAAATCGCGTTGATCTTCTTTTTTGTCATCGTTGTATTTTTTGCTAATTCTGTTTGGAGTTACGGGGTTCTTGCTGTCTTTGCTGTCGGGAGCGCTCTCCTGTCTAAAGTGCCGTTTCGGTATATTATGAAAGGGTTGAAGCCGGTTTGGTTCCTGATTATTTTCACGTTCCTGCTCCACTTGTTTGTCACGAGACAAGGGGAGGTCGCTTTTTCTGTGTTCGGATGGAACGTGTATGAAGAAGGATTGATCCAAGGGGCAGCTATCTCTCTTCGATTCTTTCTTTTGATTCTGGTCACATCCCTGCTTACATTGACAACGACACCGATTGAAATAACCGATGCTATTGAAGATCTACTCGGTCCTTTGAAGAAGGTTCGATTCCCTGTCCATGAGCTGGCGTTAATGATGTCCATTTCCCTGCGTTTTATCCCGACACTTATGCAGGAAACAGAAAAAATATCAAAAGCACAGGCTTCCAGAGGAGTAGACTTCCGTACAGGTCGTTTTAAGGACCGTGTAAAGGCTGTCGTCCCTTTGCTTGTCCCACTATTCGTCAGCGCTTTTAAGCGTGCAGAAGAGCTCGCTATGGCGATGGAAGCAAGAGGATACCAGGGCGGTGAAGGCAGGACGAAGCTGAGGGAACTCCGCATCGGCCGAATCGACGTCTTTACGTATGTCGTTTTTGCTGTTGTGGTCCTTGTGCTCTTCCTCACCAGAAGCTGAAAAGGGAGGACTGGAAGATGCAGCGTATGAAGTTCACCCTGCAGTATGACGGTACGGCCTATGCCGGGTATCAGGTACAGCCGAACGGTAATACGATTCAGGCGGAGCTGGAGAAAGCACTGGCAAAAATCCATAAAGGAGAAACGGTCAAAGTGACTGCCTCCGGAAGGACCGATGCCGGCGTTCATGCCATGGGGCAGGTTATACATTTCGACACACCGCTTTCCATTCCGGATGAGAATTGGAAGAGGGCCGTCAACTCTCTGCTTCCGGATGATATTATGATCACTCATTCAGAAGCAGTTCCGGAGGATTTCCATGCCCGTTACGGGACCGTAGGGAAAGAATACCGGTACTATGTATGGAATGACAGGGACAGACAGCTGTTCAAGCGCCATCATACGTATCACGTGAAGGCAGAGCTTGATATGGCTGCGATGAAGGAGGCGTGCCGGCTGTTGGAGGGAGAACATGACTTTACGTCTTTTTGTTCTCCGAAGACAGATATTAAAGGCGACAAAGTCCGGACGATTTATGAAGCATCCATCCGGAAAGAAGGGGCAGAGATCGTGTTCCTGTTCCGAGGCTCCGGCTTCCTTTATAATATGGTCCGGATTCTTGTCGGTACACTTTTGGAGGTAGGGCGGCATGAGAGAGAGCCTGCTTCCATCCCAAGAATTCTTGCTGCAATGGATCGGGCTGCCGCCGGGAAAACAGCTCCTCCACAAGGGTTATTTCTCTGGGAAGTTTTTTACCAATAAAAGTTATTAAAAAAACAACGATTCCAGGTGTGCACGCCCTTGACATTTGGCTGTAGGGTGTTATATTATATTCTATGGCATTTTATTTCTATACCACGGTTAGCCCCGGAAATCTAATCGTATTTGAGATAAATGATAAAGTAGTTACGAAGTCTATGTGAAATTAAACAATTCAGGAGGGAAACAGATATGCGCACAACTTTCATGGCAAATGAAAACAACGTTGAACGTAAATGGTATGTTGTGGATGCTGCAGGGCAAACACTTGGCCGTTTAGCGAGCGAAGTTGCTGCGATCCTTCGCGGTAAACATAAACCAACTTACACACCACACGTTGATACAGGTGATCATGTCATTATCATCAACGCAGGTGAAATCCAACTTACAGGTAACAAGATCAACGATAAGATCTACTACCGTCACTCCAACCACCCAGGTGGATTGAAGTCCCGTACAGCTAACGAAATGCGTACGAAATACCCTGAGCAAATGCTTGAGCTTGCTGTTAAAGGTATGCTTCCTAAAGGAAGTCTTGGACGTAAAATGGGCAAGAAACTTCATGTTTTCGCTGGAGCTGAGCACAAGCATGAAGCACAAAAACCAGAAGTTTATGAACTTCGCGGATAATTAAAGGAGGTAATCTAAAGTGGCACAAGTACAATATACAGGTACTGGACGTCGTAAGAGCTCCACTGCTCGCGTACGCCTTGTTCCAGGAACTGGTCGTGTAGTAGTAAACAAACGTGATGCTGAAGACTTTTTCCCATACGAAACACTTCGTGTAATTCTGAAGCAGCCTCTAGCTGTTACGGAAACAGAAGGTAACTACGATGTACACGTAAACGTACATGGTGGTGGATTCACTGGACAAGCTGGTGCGATCCGTCACGGAATCGCTCGTGCTCTTTTACAAGCGGATCCTGAATACCGTACAACACTTAAACGCGCTGGTCTATTGACTCGTGACGCACGTATGAAAGAACGTAAGAAATACGGTCTTAAAGGTGCACGTCGCGCTCCACAATTCTCCAAGCGTTAATCGTACGAACGTACAAAAGCCATCTTTCCCAAGAGGAAGGATGGCTTTTTTTTGTTTGCAAACTTTCTGTATTTACGTTCGTTTGCTTTAGGATTAATCATCGTAACTCAATTGTGTTCATCCCTATGATGTACATGAACAGCTCACTATCTTGGGATGAAAGCGGATACAACGCGGTTGTTTCAGGTGCTACAATGAAATCGTGGAGGGAGGATAGATGGTGGAACTCAATGAGAGAAGTCACAGGATTCTTCAAGAAATAGTAGGCAACCCCAGGGTCACCAGTACGACGCTCGAAAAGAAATACCAACTGACAAGAAGGCAGCTTGGCTACAGTTTCAATAAGATTAATGATTGGCTTGCATCACACCGCCTTCCTGAAATAGAGCGTACCAGACAAGGACAGTTCATTATCGACCACTCGATTTTCGCGCAGGTCAATAAGGATCAGAAACCTGAAATGGATGCCGTCGTCTTGTCTGAGGAGCAGCGCGTTTCCTTGATTATTCTCATGCTCCTTACTCGGAGGGAGCTGTCGTTGAATCACTTCACCTATGAACTCGACTTCAGTAAGAATACCATCTTGAGTGATATGAAACAGGCGCAGTCATTCCTTGACAGGTACCATATAACCATTAACTATTCGAGGAAGTCTGGATACGTATTGGAAGGACCGGAAATTCAGATTCGCCGTGTTCTCCATAAGGTTGTTAGTGACTGGATAGCCTTGAATGGTTCAGGAAAAGTGGAAGCCATGACTTTGTTGTCACCGGATGATTTGAGCAGATATAAGGATATCATTGATGCGTTTGAAGAAAAGCTCAACATTCAGTTTACAGACGAAAAAATGGAAGCGCTACCTTATTTGCTGGCACTAAACATTAGAAGAATGGAAGACGGATATATCATTGAGTCTTTATCCGGGAACCATCAAGACATCATCCGGTCTGAAGAATATCGAGCGGTCGGAGATATATTGAAAGAGCATATCACCCATGAAGAGCGTCTCCTCTTAAGTCTCTATCTCTTAACCACCAATGTGTATCGATCCGAAGAGCTTGCACCGACAGATCCATTAACGACGCTGCCCCCGGTTATAGAACAAATGATCCGTCTTTTTGAACGGGGCGCCTGCGTTCATTTTCATAATAGAAGCCTTTTATCGGATAAGCTGTTCCAGCACATCCGACCTGCTTATTACAGGATCAAGTATGGACTGACAGAGACGCAGGTGATTCATGATTCGATTACGGAAGAATTAAAAGAAGTGCACCATTTGGTCAGACGCTCTGTGCGTCCATTGGAGAGGTACATCGGGGCCGACATTCCTGATAATGAATTGTCTTTTATGACGATGTTAATCGGCGGTTGGATGACGCGGCAGGGAGAGAGCATGAAAGAGAAAGTAAAAGCTGTTGTCGTCTGTCCTCAAGGCGTGTCCGTCTCACGACTGTTGTTTAATCAATTGTCGGAGTTGTTTCCTGAATTTGTTTTCCTCGACTCTTTGTCGGTCCGAGAGTATTGGAGGTGTGAGTTGGATTACACGCTTGTTTTCTCTACCTCACCGCTAGAAGGAGAGGATAAAGTCATTCAATGCAAACCATACCTTGATCAGGACGATCGACTGCGGTTAAGAAAGCAGGTCATGATGGAGGTTCAAGGTTATGTGATGAATGATATCCGTGTGGATCACTTGATGGATATTATCCGCAATCACACAACGATCCACGATGAGAAAGCTTTGAAGGAAACGTTGAGCGTTTATGTGCATCGAGAAGAGGAATCAGTAATCAAGCAGAGGGTGGAGAGCGTTCCGCTTCACCTGGAAGATTTCCTTCCGATCGATCACATTCAAGTAGTGGAATATGTGGACTCTTGGGAGAAAGCACTGTCTATTGCATCCGAACCGTTGATCAGGCATGGCTTTATCAAACAAAGTTATGTCGAGGCGATGCGGCAGCAGGTGAGAGATCCATACATCATCATCGCCCCGCACGTTGCTATTCCCCATGCAGCGCCTGAAGATGGTGTAGCACGAACCGGAATGAGTTTGTTGGTCGTCCGTTCAGGTGTTTCGTTTAATACAGAGGAGACCGTTCATATGATGGTCGTGATCGCGGCGGTGGATAAGAAGAAGCATATGAACGGTTTGATGCAGTTATTGAGCTTAGCCGGGCAGGAGGAAGATCGGGAACGCCTCATTCGTGAGGGGAAACCTAAAGATATACAGGAAGTGATCATGCGTCATTCTGTGTAGTGTCCGGAACAATATTTTATGGATAATGTGGTGAATAGGATGAGTAATGTTTATTTTAATGAATCAGTCATTTTATTAGATCTGGATGCGGGATGCAAGGAAGAAGTGCTCGAGGCAATGAGTAGGAACCTTGTGGATTTAAAGTTGGTCAAGGAGAGTTTTCCACCCGCCATCATCCGAAGGGAAGAGGAATATGCAACAGGGTTACCGACTGCCGGAGTCGCTGTCGCTATTCCGCATACCGATGTGGAGCATGTGCTCCGGAAGACGATAAGTGTGGGAGTACTGAAAGAAGCAGTGGAGTTCGGTGTAATGGGGGATGGAGAGGAAACGATCCCAGTCCGTATTGTCTTTCTGTTGGCTATGGACGAAGCCCACTCCCAGCTTTCTTTGCTTCAACAGCTCATGGGAGTTTTTCAAAACGAAGAAATTTTACGATTGATCCTGGAAGAAAAAAACAAATCAGGCATCCGGCGTTTATTGGAACAGAAACTTGCGTTTGATGCTATAGAAGGAGAGAAATCATAATGGCGAAAAAACAAGTATTGGTAGCATGTGGAGCGGGGATTGCAACATCGACGGTCGTGAACGGGGCCATTGAAGAAATGGCGAAGGAAAACAATTTGAGCGTAGACCTGGTTCAAATAAAAATTGCGGAAGTAGGCGGCTATGTCGATACAGCAGATCTGCTTGTCACAACAGCTATGACTCAGAAAGAATACCCTTTTCCGGTAATTAATGCACGTTCCTTCCTGACTGGAATTGGAACAGAGGCGACGAAGAAAGAAATTTTACAGGAGTTGCAGAAGTAACCGGCATGCTCGCCGGTGGATAGAATCGAGGGAGGACTTTACATGCAGGGTTTCGTCGACATCGTACAAGGATTTTTGGATTTGGGGGCAACAGTCATTCTTCCTGTTGCCATCTTCTTACTAGGTTTACTGTTCGGACAAAAGCCAGGAAAAGCGTTCCGTTCCGGACTGACGATAGGAGTAGCTTTTGTAGGTATATTCCTCGTCGTCGATCTCCTTGTTAACAACCTGGGGCCGGCAGCGCAGGGGATGGTCGATCGGCTTGGAGTGGAATTGAACGTCATTGATGTAGGATGGCCGGCTTCTTCATCTATTGCGTGGGCCTCCATCGTAGCTGCGTTTATCATTCCGCTCGGCCTTGTCGTTAATGTCATCATGCTGGTGACGAAGACGACGAAAACGATGAACGTGGATATTTGGAATTTCTGGCATTATACATTCATGGCTGCCATGGTCTATGCCATTTCCGGCAGCATCGTGCAAGGCTTGATCGCCGCAGTTATCTTCCAGGTTGTTTGTTTGAAAGTAGCAGACTGGACAGCTCCGATGGTCAGTAAATTTTTCGACCTTCCCGGTGTTTCGGTCGCTACAGGCAGTACGATTTCCTACGCGCCGGGAATTTTCCTGGTACAGTTGTTGAATAAAGTGCCGGTAGTGAAGAATTGGAATGCCGACCCGGAGACGATTCAGAAGCGTTTTGGAATCTTCGGTGAATCGATTTTCATCGGACTCTTTCTAGGGGCGGCAATCGGAATATTGGCTGGATACAGTGTTGGGGATGTCATCGAAATCGGCATGGCGATGGCGGCCGTCATGGTTCTTATGCCACGTAT
This sequence is a window from Bacillus sp. SB49. Protein-coding genes within it:
- a CDS encoding DNA-directed RNA polymerase subunit alpha; this translates as MIEIEKPKIETVEISDESTFGKFVVEPLERGYGTTLGNSLRRILLSSLPGSAVTSVQIDGVLHEFSTIDGVVEDVTTVILNLKKLALKVYSDEEKTLEIDVQGEGKVTAADITHDSDVEILNPDLHIATLDSSASFRARITAERGRGYRPAEGNNHEDLPIGVIPVDSIFTPVSRVTYQVENTRIGQTSNFDKLTLDVWTDGSIRPEEAISLGAKIYMEHLNIFVSLTDEAQKAEIMVEKEEDQKEKVLEMTIEELDLSVRSYNCLKRAGINTVQELANKSEEDMMKVRNLGRKSLEEVKHKLDELGLGLRKED
- the rplM gene encoding 50S ribosomal protein L13, which codes for MRTTFMANENNVERKWYVVDAAGQTLGRLASEVAAILRGKHKPTYTPHVDTGDHVIIINAGEIQLTGNKINDKIYYRHSNHPGGLKSRTANEMRTKYPEQMLELAVKGMLPKGSLGRKMGKKLHVFAGAEHKHEAQKPEVYELRG
- the rpsM gene encoding 30S ribosomal protein S13, which encodes MARIAGVDIPRDKRVVISLTYVYGIGNSLAKDVLAEAGVSEDTRVRDLTEDELAQIRQAVEQYNVEGDLRRENSLNIKRLIEIGSYRGIRHRRGLPLRGQRTKNNSRTRKGPRRTVANKRK
- the map gene encoding type I methionyl aminopeptidase, whose translation is MIICKTPRELDIMREAGRIVALTHQKLKENIRPGITTGELDKIADKFIRSMDAIPSFKGYNGFRGSICASVNEELVHGIPGDRVLNNGDIISIDIGAKYKGYHGDSAWTYPVGTVDDDTMELLRVTEQSLFKGLDEAKPGVRLSNISHAIQSCVEPEGFSIVREYVGHGVGRELHEDPQIPHYGPPNKGPRLKPGMVLAVEPMVNAGSRYVKTLGDRWTVVTQDGKMCAHFEHTIAITDEGYEILTKS
- a CDS encoding energy-coupling factor transporter transmembrane component T family protein, encoding MSSSMIIGQYIPTDSFIHRLDPRSKIALIFFFVIVVFFANSVWSYGVLAVFAVGSALLSKVPFRYIMKGLKPVWFLIIFTFLLHLFVTRQGEVAFSVFGWNVYEEGLIQGAAISLRFFLLILVTSLLTLTTTPIEITDAIEDLLGPLKKVRFPVHELALMMSISLRFIPTLMQETEKISKAQASRGVDFRTGRFKDRVKAVVPLLVPLFVSAFKRAEELAMAMEARGYQGGEGRTKLRELRIGRIDVFTYVVFAVVVLVLFLTRS
- the rpsI gene encoding 30S ribosomal protein S9 is translated as MAQVQYTGTGRRKSSTARVRLVPGTGRVVVNKRDAEDFFPYETLRVILKQPLAVTETEGNYDVHVNVHGGGFTGQAGAIRHGIARALLQADPEYRTTLKRAGLLTRDARMKERKKYGLKGARRAPQFSKR
- the truA gene encoding tRNA pseudouridine(38-40) synthase TruA, whose amino-acid sequence is MQRMKFTLQYDGTAYAGYQVQPNGNTIQAELEKALAKIHKGETVKVTASGRTDAGVHAMGQVIHFDTPLSIPDENWKRAVNSLLPDDIMITHSEAVPEDFHARYGTVGKEYRYYVWNDRDRQLFKRHHTYHVKAELDMAAMKEACRLLEGEHDFTSFCSPKTDIKGDKVRTIYEASIRKEGAEIVFLFRGSGFLYNMVRILVGTLLEVGRHEREPASIPRILAAMDRAAAGKTAPPQGLFLWEVFYQ
- a CDS encoding energy-coupling factor ABC transporter ATP-binding protein, producing the protein MGERQVEFRNVSFRYQEDMPWVLNDVSFTLGPNEWVAIIGHNGSGKSTIAKLMNGLLFPQEGEILVDGQAVTQESVWEVRKKVGMVFQNPDNQFVGTTVRDDVAFGMENHGMPRDLMQQRIKDSLASVRMQEYERHEPHRLSGGQKQRVAIASVLAVSPAFIILDEATAMLDPKGRKEIMETVRDVQRERDLSLITITHDLHEVTQASRVIVMNKGQVWMEGTPREVFSKKDNLTEIGLDTPFVSKLADHLKTEGVMLSREPLNHQELLEELWTSRSTM
- a CDS encoding energy-coupling factor ABC transporter ATP-binding protein, coding for MDITFDHVSYVYQPNSPFEHKALDDLSFEIPSGSFVAVIGHTGSGKSTLIQHLNGLLQPTSGNVQIGDYKLTAGEKNKDLRNLRESVGVVFQYPEHQLFEETVAKDIAFGPQNFGVEQKEIDRRIKEAVEATHLPEELLERSPFDLSGGQMRRVAISGVLAMNPRVLVLDEPTAGLDPRGQKEIMNMFSNLHKEKELTTILVTHSMEDALSYADYILIMNHGKLYMEGAPLDIFKQKDALEQVQLDVPEVIQFLAKVNEKFGWDMEYKGETMEELAALLADKGRGGAARE
- a CDS encoding KOW domain-containing RNA-binding protein; translation: MNESESSPRIGQIVRIVQGREAGQYAVVIDVLDGRFVLLADGEKRKYDRPKRKNLQHVELMDFISPEVQDSLLETGRVTNGKLRFAVSKYVNEAVTDLKKGDQLDGERRCN
- the rplQ gene encoding 50S ribosomal protein L17 codes for the protein MARKLGRTTDQRMALLRNLATDLIVHERLETTEAKAKELRSVVEKMITLGKRGDLHARRQAEAFLYNVKAEGEEQTALQKLFSEIGPRYEDRQGGYTRVLKLGERKGDGAKMAIIELV
- the rpsK gene encoding 30S ribosomal protein S11 translates to MARKGNTRSRKRRVKKNIESGVAHIRSTFNNTIVTVTDVQGNVISWSSAGALGFKGSRKSTPFAAQMASEAAAKDAMDNGMKTLEVTVKGPGAGREAAIRSLQAAGLEITAIRDVTPVPHNGCRPPKRRRV
- the infA gene encoding translation initiation factor IF-1 translates to MAKDDVIEVEGTVVETLPNAQFKVELENGHSVLAHVSGKIRMHFIRILPGDKVTVELSPYDLTKGRITYRYK
- the rpmJ gene encoding 50S ribosomal protein L36, with amino-acid sequence MKVRPSVKPICEKCKVIKRKGKVMVICENPKHKQKQG